In Euphorbia lathyris chromosome 10, ddEupLath1.1, whole genome shotgun sequence, a single genomic region encodes these proteins:
- the LOC136209852 gene encoding uncharacterized protein, giving the protein MSDKGDKLCPLCTEEMDLTDQQLKPCDCGYEICVWCWNHIMEMADMDNSKGRCPACRSSYDKEKIVGMTANCERLVAEINSERKLKSHKVKPKLSEGRMHLTNVRVIQRNLVYIIGLPLNLADEALLQRREFFGQYGKVLKVSISKTATGAIQHSANNSCCVYITYLKEEEAVRCIQSVHSFVLEGRCLRACFGTTKYCHAWLKNMPCSIPDCLYLHEFGSEEDSFTKDDLVSAFTRSRVQQNIGATNNSHRSGTVLPPPADEYSDRSASSMTILDGTTSLNNTADCDKGSHVDSGTERSNINPGAASWVTRISSNVPLAKSLSALDGTLSHKPETSSIPQLLASEAVSMKRSNNIKRATMAEGSCEVDSTLITSGPAVANSCALANPPCSTALCVDTGFQGLSSAISSVNIANHHAEKNANTVIMGSSTYNHNAPMSRGLQQDVNLLQLEPSVSSAPRESSTVQNLLSFDDLELKGSRDTHSLPSTSRVRSSRKNLNISGSCSWQEGESNQESNIDPHRSTAPAKSDDTAFPLRPHKPELSNGFFDNQSDGHLEMASCTSGLPDMGLEKYLKGCDIAQSSADNKVAPDIGENSIISSILSLDMDTWEDTLTSPQSLFKLLAETDKQHGSLKMPSLRKAQESSQSRFSFARQDDFFNQDSTLEHSLANGMNYSSASNHCYENKDLCMAKYNDISSYGGSVNSFDSLSSHPFPTSKYSASKTPTSPPGFSLPSRVVPPGFPTNGAINYDANHLMRNSVPSSRNVRSSVDFDFVDPAIMEVGSGMLAARVKNPSFDMRPAMSPRVSPHNHDTQYQMLMQQPISVKQNHRFPDHFRNRFSPQNDAYGISTMLMGESPPNNSSPFSQMTAQHVRNLNMPSSCWVGWDEMKSGNNLGMSEFLISGRAGFGKIIPSPEELKYQMSGSSNLYNRGFAL; this is encoded by the exons GAAATAAATTctgaaagaaaactgaaatcacaTAAGGTGAAGCCAAAACTATCTGAAGGAAGGATGCATCTTACCAATGTCAGAGTTATTCAGCGGAATCTAGTGTACATAATTGGATTACCACTCAACCTTGCAGATGAAGCT CTTCTTCAGCGAAGAGAGTTCTTTGGTCAATATGGGAAGGTGTTGAAGGTGTCAATTTCTAAAACAGCTACTGGGGCTATTCAACATTCTGCAAACAACAGTTGTTGCGT GTATATAACATATTTAAAAGAGGAGGAAGCTGTGCGGTGCATTCAGTCAGTGCACAGTTTTGTATTAGAAGGGAGATGTTTAAG GGCATGTTTTGGAACCACAAAGTACTGTCATGCATGGCTGAAAAACATG CCTTGCAGCATTCCTGATTGCTTGTATTTGCATGAATTTGGCTCAGAGGAAGATAGTTTTACAAAAGATGATTTAGTTTCTGCATTTACAAG GAGTAGAGTTCAACAAAATATTGGTGCTACAAATAATTCACATCGATCAGGAACTGTTTTACCACCTCCAGCAGATGAGTATTCAGACAGAAGTGCGTCATCGATGACCATACTTGATGGCACTACTTCTTTAAAT AATACTGCAGACTGTGACAAAGGATCTCATGTTGATAGTGGTACCGAAAGATCTAACATAAATCCTGGGGCAGCCTCATG GGTCACACGGATCTCGTCCAATGTGCCATTGGCTAAAAGTTTGTCAGCTTTGGATGGAACTCTCAGTCATAAGCCTGAAACATCAAGCATTCCTCAACTTCTTGCTTCAGAAGCTGTGAGCATGAAAAGATCCAATAACATAAAAAGAGCCACAATGGCTGAAGGAAGTTGTGAAGTAGATTCAACCCTAATAACATCTGGTCCTGCTGTTGCCAATTCTTGTGCACTTGCCAATCCTCCATGCTCTACGGCTCTATGTGTGGATACAGGTTTTCAGGGATTGAGCTCTGCCATATCTTCAGTTAACATTGCTAATCATCATGCGGAAAAGAATGCTAATACTGTTATTATGGGTAGTTCAACATATAATCACAATGCACCTATGAGTCGAGGTTTGCAACAGGATGTAAACCTTCTTCAACTTGAGCCTTCAGTCTCATCGGCACCAAGAGAAAGCTCAACTGTTCAGAATTTGTTAAGTTTTGATGATCTGGAGCTCAAAGGTTCTAGAGACACCCATAGTCTACCATCAACATCCCGTGTACGTTCTTCAAGGAAAAATTTGAATATTTCAGGCTCTTGTTCTTGGCAGGAAGGGGAGAGTAATCAAGAAAGTAACATCGATCCACATCGAAGCACTGCCCCTGCTAAAAGTGATGATACTGCATTTCCACTGAGACCTCACAAGCCAGAACTGTCCAATGGGTTCTTTGACAATCAATCAGATGGCCATCTGGAAATGGCTAGTTGTACTAGTGGTTTGCCTGACATGGGATTAGAGAAGTACTTGAAAGGATGTGACATTGCTCAAAGTAGTGCTGACAATAAAGTTGCTCCGGATATAGGGGAAAACAGCATCATCTCAAGTATTCTGTCCTTGGATATGGATACATGGGAAGATACATTGACATCACCACAGAGTTTATTCAAATTGCTGGCTGAAACCGATAAGCAACATGGTTCCCTCAAAATGCCAAGTCTAAGAAAAGCACAGGAGAGCAGCCAGTCAAGGTTCTCTTTTGCAAGACAAGATGATTTCTTTAACCAAGATTCTACTTTGGAGCATTCTCTTGCAAATGGAATGAATTATTCTTCTGCTTCTAATCATTGCTATGAGAACAAGGATCTTTGCATGGCTAAATATAATGATATCTCTTCATATGGTGGTTCTGTGAATTCTTTTGATTCTCTCAGCAGCCATCCTTTCCCAACTTCTAAATATTCTG CTTCCAAGACTCCGACTTCTCCACCTGGCTTTTCTCTTCCAAGTAGAGTGGTACCACCTGGGTTTCCTACTAATGGGGCAATAAACTATGATG CAAACCATTTGATGCGAAACTCTGTGCCGTCATCTAGGAATGTTAGAAGCTCTGTTGATTTTGATTTCGTTGATCCTGCAATAATGGAAGTTGGTAGTGGGATGCTGGCAGCAAGGGTCAAGAACCCAAGCTTTGATATGAGACCAGCTATGTCACCACGTGTTAGTCCACATAATCATGACACACAGTATCAGATGCTGATGCAGCAGCCAATATCTGTCAAGCAGAACCATAGGTTTCCAGATCACTTCAGGAATAGATTCTCTCCTCAAAATGATGCTTATGGTATTTCAACTATGCTTATGGGTGAATCCCCTCCCAACAATTCATCTCCGTTCTCCCAAATGACAGCTCAACATGTCAGAAACTTGAACATGCCAAGTAGCTGTTGGGTTGGTTGGGATGAAATGAAGAGTGGGAATAATCTGGGTATGTCTGAATTTCTCATCAGTGGGAGAGCGGGATTCGGCAAAATCATCCCTAGTCCTGAGGAGTTAAAATATCAAATGTCTGGTTCCAGCAATCTATACAACAGAGGATTTGCATTGTAA